In a single window of the Limnochorda sp. L945t genome:
- a CDS encoding carbohydrate ABC transporter permease: MIVTLAYASIVTVGSAVLGLAVAVLLNQNITGRAAYRVLYFLPVVTPSVAVGVVWKYLLDPYQGVLNRMLALLGIAGPSWLTDPAWALPAVMMVGIWKRTGFNMVIYLAALQDIPRSLQEAAAIDGATAWQRFRRITVPLLAPATFVVTVTGLIEGFQVFDLVYVMTTGGPLGATDVLGYYLYRYGFRYSQMGYASAVAFAVFTLIFAATLVQYRFTSGGRRYETT, from the coding sequence GTGATCGTGACGCTGGCGTACGCGAGCATAGTGACCGTCGGGTCCGCCGTGCTCGGGCTTGCCGTCGCTGTCCTGCTCAATCAGAACATAACGGGAAGGGCGGCTTACCGTGTTCTCTACTTTCTGCCGGTTGTCACTCCCAGCGTTGCCGTCGGCGTGGTGTGGAAGTACCTCCTTGACCCGTACCAGGGCGTGCTCAACCGAATGCTGGCGCTGCTTGGCATCGCCGGGCCGTCATGGTTGACAGATCCGGCATGGGCCCTTCCCGCGGTGATGATGGTAGGCATCTGGAAACGAACCGGATTCAACATGGTGATCTATCTTGCGGCACTCCAGGACATTCCACGTTCGCTCCAAGAGGCTGCCGCAATTGACGGAGCGACGGCATGGCAGCGATTTCGGCGCATCACAGTGCCCCTGCTCGCGCCGGCCACGTTCGTTGTGACGGTTACCGGGCTCATCGAGGGGTTCCAGGTGTTCGACCTCGTGTACGTCATGACGACGGGCGGCCCGCTCGGGGCGACCGATGTGCTGGGATATTACCTCTATCGCTACGGGTTCCGTTACTCTCAAATGGGGTACGCCTCCGCGGTCGCTTTCGCGGTCTTTACCCTGATCTTCGCCGCCACGCTGGTGCAGTACAGGTTTACCTCGGGAGGCCGCAGGTATGAGACAACGTAG
- the aspS gene encoding aspartate--tRNA(Asn) ligase, with amino-acid sequence MQDRVCTSQLGAHVGERVTVAGWLHARRRLGGLTFILIRDGWGLCQLTVEGRDPLEGVENESVVAATGTVVAAPEAPGGIELRDGTTTVISPAEAPPLTLSKRELRASLPTQLDLAAISLRHPARRRVFQVAAAMVAAFRETLRGRAFTEIFTPKVLGGASEGGANVFALDYFGRRAFLAQSPQLYKQIMVGVFERVFEVGPVFRAEPHETTRHLNQYTSLDAEMGFITDHRDVMAVVEEVVAAMVAAAGAQEQGVRRPFPTVAFWEAQEIIHSAFGRDVRGEEDLSPQDERDLGQWAKAEFGSDFLFVTGYPLAKRPFYTQPDPNHPGDSNSFDLLFRGLEIVTGGQRLHRYADYLAALEARGMAAAPLEWYLLAFRHGMPPHGGFAIGLERFAAQLLGLANVREAALFPRDMSRLQP; translated from the coding sequence ATGCAGGACAGGGTTTGCACGTCTCAACTGGGTGCCCACGTTGGCGAGCGGGTGACCGTGGCAGGATGGCTCCACGCCCGGCGCCGGCTCGGAGGGCTGACCTTCATCCTGATCCGGGACGGCTGGGGGCTGTGCCAGCTCACCGTCGAGGGACGAGATCCGCTGGAAGGAGTGGAAAACGAGAGCGTCGTGGCAGCAACCGGCACCGTCGTGGCTGCCCCGGAGGCACCTGGAGGTATCGAGTTGCGTGACGGCACGACCACGGTGATCAGCCCTGCTGAGGCCCCTCCCCTGACTCTGAGTAAGCGGGAGCTCCGGGCGTCGCTTCCAACCCAGCTCGACCTGGCGGCCATCAGCTTGCGCCATCCGGCGCGGCGTCGGGTGTTTCAGGTGGCCGCGGCAATGGTGGCGGCTTTCCGGGAAACCCTGAGGGGCCGGGCGTTCACCGAAATCTTCACCCCGAAGGTGCTGGGCGGCGCGAGTGAGGGCGGGGCCAACGTGTTTGCGCTCGATTACTTCGGCAGGCGAGCCTTCCTGGCGCAAAGCCCGCAGCTGTACAAGCAGATCATGGTGGGCGTCTTCGAGCGGGTTTTCGAGGTCGGTCCCGTCTTTCGGGCCGAGCCGCACGAGACGACCCGCCACCTCAACCAGTACACGAGCCTGGATGCAGAGATGGGGTTCATCACGGACCACCGGGACGTGATGGCCGTCGTGGAAGAGGTGGTGGCCGCCATGGTGGCAGCGGCCGGCGCCCAAGAGCAGGGCGTGCGCCGCCCGTTTCCCACCGTCGCGTTTTGGGAGGCGCAGGAGATCATCCACAGTGCGTTTGGCCGGGACGTGCGGGGCGAAGAGGACCTCTCGCCGCAAGACGAGCGGGATCTGGGCCAGTGGGCCAAGGCTGAGTTTGGGAGCGATTTTCTCTTCGTCACCGGCTACCCGCTGGCCAAACGCCCGTTCTACACGCAGCCGGATCCAAACCACCCGGGGGATTCCAACAGTTTCGACCTCTTGTTCCGCGGTCTCGAAATCGTGACCGGCGGGCAGCGGCTCCACCGTTACGCCGACTACCTGGCCGCACTCGAAGCGCGGGGGATGGCGGCCGCCCCTCTGGAGTGGTATCTCCTCGCATTCCGGCACGGCATGCCGCCACACGGCGGGTTCGCCATCGGCCTGGAGCGCTTCGCGGCGCAACTCCTGGGGCTGGCCAACGTGCGGGAGGCAGCGCTGTTCCCGCGCGACATGAGCCGGCTTCAACCTTAG
- a CDS encoding ABC transporter substrate-binding protein, which translates to MRFSSNGPSGRLAVRALRLVLAVSLGLALGSAPALAASEAVRLTLWHYWDGANGQALEKLVKDFEKAHPNIDIEPLFVPGSELLTKLRTALASRQTPDLAVQDLVNMPLLVRSGALVPLDTYIATSNAVKLDDFFPAPLTYGRYNGHLYSLPVSSSNLALFWNKQLFAQAGLDSERPPRNWDELAAFGRQIRQRTGKWGLELFTQGGEGTTWQWQVYLWSAGGEFLSPDNREPAFQSEAGVRALRFWVDLIHDHKISPLAPWGLFGRGEAAMVMDGSWMTEFFPMQVDFELGAAPFPAAPGGSFATNLGGEQMFVFRSTPEHEKAAWEFIEWFASTPVQVEWDRLTGFIPVRRSVAGNPAYRAWVANSRPLLKPFVEVQAYAHARPAVTRYAQVSDIVANHVVEALYKRVTPEQALTEAAAEVRPLLQEP; encoded by the coding sequence ATGCGGTTTTCTTCCAACGGCCCTTCCGGCCGCCTTGCGGTACGGGCACTACGGCTTGTGCTGGCTGTCAGCCTTGGGCTCGCACTGGGCAGCGCCCCCGCGCTTGCCGCGAGCGAAGCGGTTCGCCTCACCCTCTGGCACTACTGGGACGGGGCGAACGGACAGGCACTTGAGAAGCTGGTCAAGGACTTCGAGAAAGCCCACCCCAACATCGACATCGAGCCCCTGTTCGTGCCAGGATCCGAGCTTCTCACGAAGCTGCGCACTGCCCTGGCGTCCAGGCAGACCCCGGATCTCGCCGTTCAAGATCTCGTGAACATGCCGCTGCTGGTCCGGAGCGGCGCGCTCGTGCCGCTCGACACGTACATCGCCACTTCGAACGCCGTCAAGCTGGACGATTTCTTCCCTGCACCTCTCACGTACGGACGGTACAACGGCCACCTGTACAGCCTCCCCGTCAGCTCGTCCAACCTGGCGCTGTTCTGGAACAAGCAGCTGTTTGCGCAGGCCGGGCTTGACTCCGAGAGGCCGCCGAGAAACTGGGATGAACTCGCCGCTTTCGGCCGCCAGATCCGGCAGCGCACCGGCAAATGGGGCCTCGAACTCTTCACGCAGGGTGGTGAAGGGACCACCTGGCAGTGGCAGGTTTACCTGTGGTCGGCTGGCGGCGAGTTCTTGAGCCCGGATAACCGGGAGCCTGCGTTTCAGTCGGAGGCGGGGGTACGGGCGCTCCGGTTCTGGGTCGACCTCATCCACGACCACAAGATCAGCCCGCTCGCACCGTGGGGTCTATTTGGCAGAGGCGAAGCTGCCATGGTCATGGACGGCTCGTGGATGACCGAGTTCTTCCCGATGCAGGTGGACTTCGAGCTGGGGGCGGCCCCGTTTCCTGCAGCACCAGGCGGATCGTTCGCGACCAACCTGGGTGGGGAACAGATGTTCGTCTTTCGTTCCACACCCGAGCACGAAAAAGCGGCGTGGGAGTTCATCGAGTGGTTTGCGAGCACGCCGGTGCAGGTGGAGTGGGATCGGCTGACCGGCTTCATCCCGGTTCGGAGGTCCGTCGCCGGCAATCCTGCTTACCGCGCCTGGGTGGCGAATTCCAGGCCCCTGCTCAAGCCGTTCGTTGAGGTGCAGGCCTACGCGCATGCGCGGCCCGCGGTGACCCGGTATGCACAGGTGTCGGACATCGTCGCCAATCACGTTGTTGAGGCGCTTTACAAACGCGTTACCCCGGAACAGGCCCTGACCGAGGCAGCGGCCGAGGTGCGCCCGCTGCTGCAAGAGCCCTGA
- a CDS encoding LacI family DNA-binding transcriptional regulator, which produces MKRPTIRDVARRAGVVPSTVSRVLNNYPDVADDTRRRVLDAIRQLGFHPNHVARQFRRGRTGSVSVILPRVDTDFYTAVISALDEALDEHSLGIALFPVLSEARLSRYRSEDALPYQSDGLVLISLDPDRLYSGQSLPAALPTVLIDMANPRFDSVFVDNRLGGYLAGKLLCERPAPTFVVLVEEWFSTPFASGVFHERLAGFRAALGEDGVYMAAENIIATEFSWAGGRIAARQILERVRPPLNVFATCDLMARGILDEAKALGLAVGKDIRVVGYDGLAWTEEYGLSTVAQPLDEMGRTGAQLLLERLHSSGHPPTQIRLQPHLVRRASTDGG; this is translated from the coding sequence GTGAAGCGTCCGACCATCCGGGACGTGGCGAGGCGCGCCGGCGTCGTGCCCAGCACGGTTTCGCGAGTGCTCAACAACTATCCCGATGTGGCTGACGATACGCGCCGGCGGGTGCTCGACGCTATCCGCCAACTCGGTTTTCACCCTAACCACGTGGCTCGGCAGTTCCGCCGGGGCCGAACCGGTTCGGTATCAGTCATCCTTCCCAGGGTTGACACGGATTTCTACACGGCGGTCATCAGCGCCCTGGACGAAGCCCTGGATGAGCACAGCCTCGGCATCGCCCTCTTCCCGGTGCTCAGCGAGGCGCGGCTTTCCCGGTACCGCTCCGAGGACGCTCTGCCGTACCAGTCGGACGGCCTGGTGCTCATCTCTCTCGACCCGGACCGCCTTTACTCGGGTCAGTCCCTACCAGCTGCATTGCCGACCGTCCTCATCGACATGGCCAATCCACGCTTCGACTCGGTCTTCGTGGACAACCGCCTTGGGGGATACCTAGCAGGCAAGCTCCTCTGCGAGCGCCCCGCCCCGACGTTTGTCGTATTGGTGGAGGAATGGTTCTCGACCCCCTTCGCCAGCGGGGTTTTCCACGAGCGTCTCGCCGGCTTCCGGGCGGCCCTCGGGGAGGACGGCGTGTACATGGCCGCCGAGAACATCATCGCTACCGAGTTCAGCTGGGCTGGCGGCCGGATCGCCGCCCGGCAGATTCTGGAGCGGGTGCGGCCTCCGCTCAACGTGTTCGCCACCTGTGATCTCATGGCCAGGGGGATCCTCGATGAGGCCAAAGCCCTCGGTCTTGCGGTCGGCAAGGACATACGGGTGGTAGGGTACGACGGCCTCGCCTGGACGGAGGAGTACGGGCTCAGCACCGTGGCACAACCCCTCGACGAAATGGGACGGACGGGGGCTCAGCTTCTACTGGAACGACTGCATTCGTCCGGTCACCCTCCGACCCAGATACGCCTTCAGCCTCACTTGGTCAGGCGCGCTTCGACCGACGGGGGGTGA
- a CDS encoding DinB family protein, whose product MGLIPEFVLRAMSERPFQLIELCHRLPDGWWTWQPHPRVMSIRTILVHMMEAEESWVSHIVKGEARPDRRSSAFASPDVLEAVWRPVRARTVEWLASLDESARTEKRRIPGTPTEVTLEAIAWHLVTHDFHHKGQVCTRLAMLGVEVPDLDII is encoded by the coding sequence GTGGGCCTGATACCTGAGTTCGTGCTACGAGCGATGAGCGAGCGTCCGTTTCAGCTCATCGAGCTATGCCACAGGCTGCCCGACGGCTGGTGGACGTGGCAGCCGCACCCCCGGGTGATGAGCATCCGGACCATTCTCGTGCACATGATGGAGGCCGAGGAGAGCTGGGTGTCGCACATCGTCAAAGGCGAGGCGCGGCCTGACCGCAGGTCCTCCGCGTTCGCCTCGCCCGATGTGCTGGAAGCCGTGTGGCGGCCGGTGCGGGCTCGCACCGTAGAATGGCTCGCCAGCCTCGACGAATCCGCCCGCACCGAGAAGCGCAGGATCCCGGGCACGCCGACCGAGGTGACGCTCGAAGCCATTGCCTGGCACCTCGTCACCCACGACTTCCACCACAAAGGGCAGGTATGCACCCGGCTCGCCATGCTCGGCGTGGAGGTGCCCGACCTCGACATCATCTGA